Proteins from a single region of Streptomyces sp. TN58:
- a CDS encoding bifunctional serine/threonine-protein kinase/ABC transporter substrate-binding protein, protein MTEQNPALIAGRYQLVERIGQGGMGRVWRGLDQHLFGREVAVKEILFPPGLEDGDRAALLRRFIGEARAAVTLSHPGIITIHDVVEHDGAPVIIMELVRGQSLAAAIRSGGRLPVQRVAEIGAALLDALTEAHGARIVHRDLKPDNVLLTKDRVILTDFGIAHLADATTRLSHSGTVIGTPQYMAPEQLEGKRPTAANDLWALGATLYHAVEGRPPFDADGLHALAVAVFTRPHRPPVHAGPLAPVLDALLTKDPAQRVEAAEAAEMLASVLRTASSPSGASTGRESGAQPGHTPLPDPRTPSVPQAPEPGPGPEPEPEPSTTPLPTPTVPESASSAGNTPPPSAPGRPADPPVPQVPAEDPAVPGTRPETRQVRQPAAAGRGLTRRSVVLGAALATLATGSVLTWTLSRDDDPGSGGKSTGSGAPAGSVTVVIGVDAPLSGGMSSMGAGIKNAADLAARTANESGHVPGVNFEIKALDDGADPARGASNAARFVSDEKVLGVVGPLNSGVARTLVAPLAQAGMAVVSPGNTDPVLTLGSDWASGSRSRPYSTYFRTVATDVDQGPFAAGYLHGEAKKTKLYVVDDGGAHGTALSSRFTAAFTRLGGTVVGTEQVDPAERAFEGLATRVRASGADAVYFGGYYDTAAPISQQLKQAGVNVPLMGGDGIFDQQYLTSNPKAEGDLATNIGVPAGESAAGQDFLARYEKAGYPEAAGWYGPYAYDATWSLIEAVKTVVAGNGGTLPGNAREKLPQAVAGLAFDGVTGRVAFDGSGDTVNRRLTVYTVSGGSWTAVRSGSAAAR, encoded by the coding sequence GTGACCGAGCAGAATCCCGCACTCATCGCCGGCCGGTACCAGCTGGTCGAACGCATCGGCCAGGGCGGTATGGGCCGGGTTTGGCGTGGCCTGGACCAGCATCTCTTCGGGCGCGAGGTCGCCGTGAAGGAGATCCTCTTTCCGCCAGGGCTGGAGGACGGCGACCGTGCCGCACTGCTCCGGCGGTTCATCGGCGAGGCCCGTGCGGCGGTCACGCTCAGCCACCCCGGGATCATCACCATCCATGACGTGGTGGAGCACGACGGCGCGCCCGTCATCATCATGGAGCTGGTCCGCGGGCAGTCCCTGGCCGCCGCCATCCGCAGCGGGGGCCGACTGCCCGTCCAGCGGGTGGCCGAGATCGGCGCTGCCCTGCTCGATGCGCTGACCGAGGCACACGGAGCGCGGATCGTCCACCGTGACCTCAAGCCGGACAACGTGCTCCTGACCAAGGACCGCGTCATCCTCACCGACTTCGGCATCGCCCACCTCGCGGACGCCACGACCAGGCTGAGCCACAGCGGGACCGTCATCGGCACGCCCCAGTACATGGCGCCGGAGCAGCTGGAGGGCAAGCGCCCGACCGCGGCGAACGACCTGTGGGCGCTCGGCGCCACCCTCTACCACGCCGTCGAAGGGCGACCGCCGTTCGACGCGGACGGTCTGCACGCCCTCGCCGTGGCCGTGTTCACCCGACCGCACCGGCCGCCCGTCCACGCGGGCCCGCTGGCACCCGTGCTGGACGCCCTCCTCACCAAGGACCCGGCGCAGCGGGTGGAAGCGGCGGAAGCGGCCGAGATGCTGGCGTCGGTGCTGCGCACCGCCTCCTCCCCGTCCGGTGCGTCCACCGGGCGGGAGTCCGGTGCGCAGCCCGGTCACACGCCCCTGCCCGACCCGCGGACGCCCTCCGTACCGCAGGCACCTGAGCCGGGGCCGGGGCCGGAGCCGGAGCCGGAGCCGTCCACGACGCCGCTTCCGACGCCCACGGTCCCCGAATCCGCGTCCTCCGCCGGCAACACGCCGCCGCCCTCCGCGCCGGGCCGGCCGGCCGACCCGCCCGTGCCGCAGGTCCCGGCAGAGGACCCGGCCGTACCGGGGACCAGGCCCGAGACCAGGCAGGTCAGGCAGCCGGCCGCCGCCGGGCGCGGCCTCACCCGGCGCTCGGTGGTCCTGGGCGCGGCGCTGGCGACCCTCGCCACGGGCTCGGTCCTGACGTGGACCCTCAGCCGTGACGACGACCCCGGCAGCGGCGGCAAGTCCACTGGCAGCGGGGCACCCGCCGGCTCCGTCACGGTGGTGATCGGAGTGGACGCACCGCTCAGCGGCGGAATGTCCTCGATGGGCGCCGGCATCAAGAACGCCGCCGACCTCGCGGCCAGGACCGCCAACGAATCCGGACACGTCCCCGGCGTGAACTTCGAGATCAAGGCCCTGGACGACGGGGCCGATCCCGCCAGGGGCGCCTCCAACGCCGCCCGGTTCGTGTCCGACGAGAAGGTGCTCGGCGTCGTCGGGCCCCTCAACTCCGGTGTCGCCAGGACCCTGGTGGCACCCCTTGCGCAGGCGGGCATGGCCGTCGTGTCCCCCGGCAACACCGACCCCGTGCTGACACTCGGCTCCGACTGGGCGTCGGGCAGCCGGTCGCGTCCGTACTCCACCTACTTCCGTACCGTCGCCACGGACGTCGACCAGGGGCCGTTCGCCGCCGGGTATCTGCACGGCGAGGCGAAGAAGACCAAGCTGTACGTCGTCGACGACGGCGGCGCCCACGGCACCGCCCTCAGCTCCCGTTTCACGGCCGCGTTCACGAGACTCGGCGGAACGGTCGTCGGCACCGAGCAGGTCGATCCCGCAGAACGCGCCTTCGAGGGCCTGGCCACGAGGGTGCGGGCGTCAGGAGCCGACGCCGTGTACTTCGGCGGCTACTACGACACCGCTGCGCCCATCTCCCAGCAGCTCAAGCAGGCCGGGGTGAACGTCCCCCTGATGGGCGGCGACGGCATCTTCGACCAGCAGTACCTCACGTCGAACCCGAAGGCCGAGGGCGACCTGGCGACCAACATCGGCGTGCCCGCCGGGGAATCGGCCGCGGGACAGGACTTCCTCGCCCGGTACGAGAAGGCGGGCTATCCGGAGGCGGCCGGCTGGTACGGCCCGTACGCCTACGACGCGACGTGGTCGCTGATCGAGGCGGTGAAGACCGTGGTCGCGGGCAACGGCGGCACCCTCCCCGGCAACGCCCGGGAGAAGCTGCCGCAGGCCGTCGCGGGTCTGGCCTTCGACGGTGTCACGGGCCGGGTCGCCTTCGACGGCAGCGGCGACACCGTGAACCGCCGCCTGACGGTGTACACGGTGAGCGGCGGCAGCTGGACGGCCGTACGGAGCGGATCAGCCGCCGCCCGCTGA
- a CDS encoding VOC family protein has protein sequence MDNVAVVVDDLEAAVAFFTELGMELEGEAQIEGTWADRTVGLDGVRSAIAMMRTPDGHSRLELTKFHTPAAITAGPPAPPPNTLGLHRVMFAVDDIDDTITRLRRHGAELLGEVAQYENVYRLCNLRGPAGIIVALAERIG, from the coding sequence ATGGACAACGTGGCCGTCGTCGTCGACGACCTGGAGGCTGCCGTCGCCTTCTTCACCGAACTCGGCATGGAACTTGAAGGCGAGGCGCAGATCGAGGGAACCTGGGCCGACCGGACGGTCGGCCTCGACGGGGTGCGCAGCGCCATCGCGATGATGCGCACCCCCGACGGCCACAGCAGGCTGGAGCTGACGAAGTTCCACACCCCCGCGGCGATCACCGCCGGCCCGCCGGCCCCGCCACCCAACACACTGGGCCTGCACCGCGTCATGTTCGCCGTCGACGACATCGACGACACGATCACGCGCCTGCGCCGCCACGGCGCCGAACTCCTCGGAGAAGTGGCGCAGTACGAGAACGTCTACCGCCTCTGCAACCTCCGAGGCCCGGCGGGAATCATCGTCGCTCTGGCAGAACGAATCGGCTAG
- a CDS encoding TIGR03086 family metal-binding protein has protein sequence MTDSTILDLEAQTQVVARLAARVPDTRLDDPTPCPEYPVGALLVHLTGLAVAFRDAARKDLGPTTDTVPDPVSTPLPADWREQLPRALAELAEAWREPSAWTGMTRAGSVDLPGDIAGAVAVDELVIHGWDLARATGQEYAPDQAALRAAYDFLLAAAEDETRGGGIYGPLVPVPDGAPLLDRAVGLSGRDPAWTPAATP, from the coding sequence ATGACCGACAGCACGATCCTGGACCTGGAAGCACAGACCCAGGTCGTGGCCCGCCTCGCGGCACGCGTCCCGGACACGCGGCTGGACGACCCGACGCCCTGCCCCGAGTACCCGGTCGGCGCCCTGCTGGTCCACCTGACCGGCCTGGCCGTAGCCTTCCGCGACGCCGCCCGCAAGGACCTCGGCCCCACGACGGACACCGTCCCCGACCCGGTCTCCACCCCGCTGCCCGCCGACTGGCGCGAGCAACTGCCCCGGGCGCTCGCCGAACTGGCCGAGGCCTGGCGGGAGCCGTCCGCCTGGACCGGCATGACCCGGGCCGGCAGCGTGGACCTGCCCGGCGACATCGCGGGCGCGGTGGCCGTCGACGAACTGGTGATCCACGGCTGGGACCTGGCCCGGGCCACCGGCCAGGAGTACGCACCCGACCAGGCCGCGCTGCGCGCCGCGTACGACTTCCTGCTGGCCGCCGCCGAGGACGAGACCCGCGGCGGGGGCATCTACGGCCCGCTCGTGCCCGTACCGGACGGCGCCCCCCTGCTGGACCGGGCCGTCGGGCTGAGCGGACGCGACCCCGCCTGGACCCCTGCGGCCACGCCGTGA
- a CDS encoding mycothione reductase yields the protein MRTHDLVIVGAGSGNAVVDERFSQLDVAVVDEGPFGGTCLNRGCIPSKMLVHVADLTDTIRDAARSGVRTPPGRVDWPAVRDRVFGRLDREAAEGEQGRRSSPNIDVLKGRARFTGDRTLTVGTGADTVTLRAEQIVVAVGSRPAVPPPVRDGGLPYETSDTVMRLDRPPKHLAVLGGGYIAAELAHVFHAAGSRITVIEQEDTLLSDQDESIAAAYTAVASERYDVRTGTALTGVEGEPGRLRLVLDDGPAVEADTLLVAVGRTPNSDRIDADRAGIDLHDDGRVVVDAFQRTSAPGVFALGDVCTPFPLKHVANREAQVVAHNLLHPDAPVRTSREAVPAAVFTRPQIAQVGRTEQQCRQEGLDYAVSVRRFADTAYGWALEDTTGFCKVLADRRTGLLLGAHILGPQAASLIQPLVIAMSFGIKALDLARSPLWIHPAPTEVVSNALRDLDLGDGGR from the coding sequence ATGCGAACTCATGATCTCGTGATCGTCGGAGCGGGCTCCGGCAACGCCGTCGTGGACGAGCGCTTCTCGCAGCTGGACGTGGCCGTCGTCGACGAGGGGCCGTTCGGCGGCACCTGCCTGAACCGCGGGTGCATCCCGAGCAAGATGCTCGTGCACGTCGCGGACCTCACCGACACGATCCGCGATGCCGCCCGCTCGGGCGTCCGGACGCCGCCGGGCCGCGTGGACTGGCCCGCCGTCCGCGACCGGGTCTTCGGCCGCCTGGACCGGGAGGCCGCGGAGGGGGAGCAGGGCCGGCGCAGCTCGCCGAACATCGACGTCCTCAAAGGACGCGCCCGCTTCACCGGCGACCGGACACTGACCGTCGGGACCGGCGCCGACACGGTCACGCTGCGGGCAGAGCAGATCGTCGTGGCCGTGGGCAGCCGTCCGGCCGTTCCTCCGCCGGTCCGGGACGGCGGACTGCCGTACGAAACCTCCGACACCGTCATGCGCCTGGACCGCCCGCCGAAGCACCTCGCGGTGCTGGGCGGCGGCTACATCGCCGCCGAACTCGCGCACGTCTTCCACGCGGCCGGCAGCCGCATCACGGTCATCGAGCAGGAGGACACCCTGCTCTCCGACCAGGACGAGTCGATCGCCGCCGCCTACACCGCCGTCGCCTCCGAGCGCTACGACGTGCGTACGGGCACGGCGCTGACCGGCGTCGAGGGAGAACCGGGCCGCCTCCGCCTCGTCCTGGACGACGGCCCGGCCGTCGAGGCGGACACCCTGCTCGTGGCGGTGGGACGTACCCCCAACAGCGACCGGATCGACGCCGACCGAGCCGGGATCGACCTGCACGACGACGGCCGTGTCGTCGTGGACGCCTTCCAGCGGACCAGCGCGCCGGGCGTGTTCGCCCTCGGAGACGTGTGCACCCCCTTCCCGCTCAAGCACGTGGCGAACCGGGAGGCCCAGGTCGTCGCGCACAACCTGCTCCACCCCGACGCGCCGGTCCGCACCTCCCGCGAGGCCGTCCCCGCAGCGGTGTTCACCCGCCCCCAGATCGCGCAGGTCGGCAGGACCGAGCAGCAGTGCCGTCAGGAAGGACTCGACTACGCCGTCTCCGTACGCCGCTTCGCCGACACCGCCTACGGCTGGGCGCTGGAGGACACCACCGGCTTCTGCAAGGTACTCGCGGACCGCCGCACGGGACTGCTGCTGGGCGCCCACATCCTGGGCCCGCAGGCCGCGAGCCTGATCCAGCCGCTGGTGATCGCCATGAGCTTCGGCATCAAGGCCCTCGACCTGGCCCGTTCCCCTCTGTGGATCCACCCCGCACCCACCGAGGTGGTCTCCAACGCCCTCCGCGACCTGGATCTCGGCGATGGCGGCCGGTAA